The sequence below is a genomic window from Pelorhabdus rhamnosifermentans.
GGAGTTTGTCGATGAATGGTGTGTTGGGTTCGGCGAACTGGCTGATCATGTTGAGCAGTATTCTCCGGAATGGGCTGAGCCGTTAACTTGGTTGAGTGCGGATCAGATCCGCGAAAGTGCCCGGATGTATGCGATGAATAAACCGGGTAATATTCAGTGGGGAACTTCTATTGACCAAATTGGCAAATCTGCCGGTGCGGCTATGCAAGCACGTGCCCTAATTCGCGCCATTACCGGAAATCTGGATGCTCCAGGCTCTGATCTTTTGACGGGTCCTAGTCCGGATTTTGTCACAGACGAAGAAATGGAAGCCAATGATCAACTGCCAGATGAGCAAAAAGCTAAACAAATTGGCTCTGACAAATTTAAAATGGTTACTTGGCCGGGCTACAGCCGCATTGCTGAACTGACGAAAGAAGTATGGGGCAAAGCTCCTACGGCAGAATGGATGTGCGAAGCTCATCCGCCATCTGTCTTCAGGGCGATCTTGACGGAAAAGCCTTATCCGGTTAAGGCTTTACTGGTTTCGGCCACGAATCCGATTAATTCTTATGGCGAATCAAAATTGACATTAGAGGCTTTGAAAGCAGTTGAATTCCTGGTGACATGTGAATACTGGCTGACTCCAACTGCGATGCTTTCGGATTACGTGTTACCGGTAGCCGGAGCGCTTGAAAGACCGACAATCACCAGTTCATACGGATGCGCCGACTTCCTACTGGCGTCACAACGGGCAATCCAGCCGATGTATGAACGCCGCAATGACTACAATTTTTGGCGCGACTTGGGAATCCGTTTGGGACAGGGAGAAATGTGGCCATGGGAAACGGTAGAAGATGCTTATTATAGCAAAATTGCTCCTCTTGGGTATGGGGTTGAGAGTTACGACGAATTCGTAGAAAACTACCGTTACCATTTCCCTGAACGAGAGTATCAGAAATATAAGCGAATCGGGTTTGCCACTCCTTCGAAAAAAGTGGAATTATACTCTAGTGTTCTCGAGGAACTAGGCTATCCGCCCCTGCCGACGTACATAGGACCATCAGAAAATGAAGTAGATGATCCGGATTTAGCAAAGGAGTACCCATTGGTCTTGACTACCGGTGGTGGATTTATGCCGTTCCATCACTCTGAGCATTTCCAAATCAAAGAACTGCGTTTTATCCGCCATGAACCGTATATGGATATCAATCCGGCAACAGCAGCTGAATTGTCTATTAAAGATGGGGATTGGGTTTGGATTGAAACCAAGCGCGGTCGGATCAAGCAAAAGGCAAATTTGACGCAAGGAATTGATCCACGCGTTGTCTATACTCAACGTGGTTGGTGGTATCCGGAAAGAGACATGCGTGAGCCGGAATTAGGTGGTTATCTGGAATCCAATGCGAATGTTCTGACCAGTGTTGCCGACGATGATTGTGACCCGTTGAGCGGCGCTTGGGCGAACCGTGGCTTATTATGCAAAGTCTATAAAGTAACGGATGCGAACGAGAAGGAGGCGAAATAAGATGGCGCGTTATGCAATGATATTAGATACGCGGCGTTGTATTGGTTGCCATTCATGCACAGTCGCTTGTAAAGTGCATAATGACCTGCCTTTAGAAATGATTTATAACCCCGTGACCACGATCGGTCCTACCGGAGTTTTTCCAAATGTTCATATGATGAATTTGCCTCTTCTGTGCATGCATTGCGGCAATCCGCCCTGCGTGGACGCTTGTCCGACAGGAGCTTCCCAACAGAGTCCGGAGGGAATTGTTTTTATCGAAGAGAAAAAATGCATCAGCTGTAAAGCCTGTATTATGGCCTGTCCTTATGGTGCGCGGGTTCCTAATCATGAAAAAGGAACGGTGCAAAAATGCGACTTCTGTAAGGAACGGGTTCATGTCGGTAAACTGCCGTATTGCGTACAGACATGTCACCAAAAGGCTCGCATTTTTGGTGACATGGAAGATGAGACCAGTGAAGTTTACAAATTGGTAAACAGTAGCCATCCAGTACGCTTATTGGGGGAACTTGGCACTGAGCCATACGCGTTTTATATTTGCGAATCGGAGGTGAAACTCTGATGGATCAAAAGCATGATGTTTGGGGATGGTTGTTAGCTGTCGATATCTTCCTTGCTGGAATGGGCGGCGGAATGCTTGTTATTATTGGAATCTTGGATTTGTTTATCGGCACGGGAAGAACCTCGTTGCTTGGTAATTTACTTGCACCGGTATTTATTGGGATAGGGGCATCCATACTGATTTTAGAGTTAGGACGTCCATTTCAGGCCTTACGGGTTTTTATGAATCCCAAGGCCACTCTGACCATAGGCGCTTGGTTTATGTCATTTGCGATCACGTTTGGCTTTGTGTATGCTTCATTCGGCATTGACATGTTTTTTTGGAGCGGCTGGGTGTTTGCCCGCAAGATTTTTGCGGTTCTTTGTATGGTCTGCGGTTTAGTAGTAGCCAGTTACCCTGGAGTACTACTGGGGCGTCATAAAGGTCGTCCTTTCTGGAATGGCCCCGGAATGATAATCCTGTTCTTGCTTTCATCCCTTGTTACTGGTGTTGCGGCACACATTTTAAGTGGATTTGTGCTCCCACCGTCAACATTGACGGATGTTTTAGGAACTTTCCCTAAATTAGCAGCAGGATTGCTGACCTTTCAACTGCTTCTTTGGTTTGGCTATATCTTGGTGAAGAGGAGCGGAGGGACTTCGGCTGAGGCAATTGCTTCGCAAAGATGGATAAAAGGTGATCTTTCTTCCATCTTTCAAATTGGTTTTCTTTTACTAGGGACGTTGCTGCCTTTAGTGCTAACATTGTCATCTTCACAAAGCACTCAAGCAATCGGTGCAGCGTTGGTCCTGTTAGGCGGTATTATCATGCGTATTTTGGTTATACGTGGTGGCGAAGATCGGACTTGGCTGCCTGGGGAGCAAAAGTACCGATCCAGATTGCCTAAAGGTGACGAAACTTTCCTTAGAGCCTGGAATAAATAATACAAGAATATGAATCATTGATTAGGTTGGGAGATTAGGTTATGCAATTAGCTGAAAATACTGCGAAAAATGATATCCTGGATACTACGAAAAGTGTTTGCCCGGTTTGTCTCAAGGTAATTGAAGCGCAAATTGTTGTTAAAGACCATGCTGTTTATATGAAAAAGGTATGTACTGAGCATGGAGCGTTCACAGCCTATCTATGGCCGGACGTTGATCATTATCAATGGATGAAAAGTTTCCTATTCCCGTGTATCCCGCCAGCGCAGCCAATTCCTTCGCTGCAAAGCTGCCCGCAGAATTGCGGGCTATGTTCATCCCATCTCAGGCACCCGACTTTAGTGGAACTTGAAACTACCCAACGGTGTAATTTGCGTTGTCCAGTTTGTTTCATGGCGGCTGGCGAAAGGCAAGCTTCGTCGCCGCCGGATCCAGAGCTGACAGTTTTTGAAATGATGTATAAGGATATTCTGGCGAAAACTGGGCCGCAGACCAGTATTCAGCTGACCGGTGGCGAACCTACAGTCCGGAAGGATTTGCCTGAAATCGTTTCGTTGGGAAGATGCAGCGGTTTTATAGCGATTGAAGTTAATACTAACGGCATGGTGATAGCGGAAGATCCTGCATATTTAGCACGTTTAGTTGAAGCTGGAATTAGTGGAATTTATTTGCAATTTGACGGGGTAACCAAGGAAGTTTACAAAACAATTCGCGGTCAAGATATATTGGCGAAAAAATTACAGGCGATTGAGAATTGCCGGGAAGTCGGCATTCAGGTTGTTCTTGCGATGACAGTTATATCAGGTATTAACGATGACCAAATGGGAGCTGTATTGAATTTTGCATTGAAAAATCGAGATGTGATTGCGGGCATTGCTTATCAGCCCGCTTTTGGATCCGGACGTTTTGATGTTGCTCCTAAACGCCGTTTGTCGATAGGCGATGTGGCATTTATGCTATCGGAGCAGAGCAATGGAATGGTGAAACCGTATGATTTTTGGCCATTAGGGTGTTCGCATCCGCTGTGTGATGCGGCTACGTATCTTATTGAAGATCAAGGAGTAATCAAACCGTTAACGTCTATGATTACGCCCCAGGAATATGTGGCTTATTTTGATCCGGATAGCCCGCAAGGTTCTGTATTTCCCGATATTGCTGGCAAAATGTTCCCGGAAATTGGCCCGGGATTATCGATTGTCATGATGAATTTTATGGATGCTAGGAATCTTGATCTGAAAAAACTGAGGGAATGCAGTATGACTGTTACCGGACCGGATGGTCGTATTGTTCCTTTTTGTGTTTATCAATTGACTGATATTTATGGAAAAAGGAAGAGCAAGTAATTTTTGCTCAGGGTAATATTATGTCAGAAGAAAAATTTATTAAAACAAATTGCCGTTTTTGTGGTTATCAGTGCGGATTAATGGCAGTGACTGAAGACGAAAGAGTAAAAGCGGTTCATCCAGATCCCACTCAATATCCCGGGGATGAAAGTATCCAACGCGGTTGCCGTCGGTGGCGGTTGGCACCGGAATTTATCGATCATCCCAAGCGGGTTAATTATCCGCTTAAGCGGGTAGGCGAGCGTGGCAGCGGACAATGGCAGCGCATTACCTGGGAGCAAGCTCTGGATGAAATTGCTGAAAAAATACAGCTCCTTAAAAACCAGTATGGTCCGGAGATGCTGGCTACCTGCATCGGTGGGCCACACGCCATTTATTGGCCTTTGCATCGTTTTATGAATTTGTTTGGCAGTCCGAATAATATGGGGATTGGCCAGATATGTTGGAATCCGGGTACTTGGATCAATACGGTGATCTTTGGCTGGCCGATAGAGAGTGAGTTGGATCCGGAGAATACAAGTTGTGCGATGTTTTGGGGAGTGAACCCGTCAGAATCGGATAACTCCTTGTTGTGGCGCGAAATTTTACGGTTCAGGAAAACAAATAAGCCTTTAATTGTCATCGATCCCCGGCGAACGCGAACTGCTGAAATCGCGACTATTTGGCTGCCAGTGCGTCCAGGTACGGACAGTGTTTTGGCATTAGGGTTGCTTCATGTAATTATTATTGAACATCTCTATAACAATGAATTTGTTAATAAGTGGTGTCATGGCTTTGAACGCTTGGCTAAGCACGTAGCTTCTTATACACCTATGTATGTGGAAAAAATTACCGGCGTAAAAGTGGAGACGGTCGTGCAAGCGGCGCGCCTGTATGCCCACAGCGTTCCTGCAACCTTGTTTTCCGGGCGTGGCATCGATCAAATAGGCTGTAACAGTGTGCCAACGCATCACGCGTTGGCAATATTAAAAGCGATTACCGGTAATGTAGATGTACCTGGAGCTTCTCATATCAACGAAATGCCCGATTTTATTCCAGAAATTGATTTGGAATTAAGCGAGCAGCTTCCAGAAGCTGCTCGTCAAAAACAACTGAATAAACTGTTATTGCAATCCTATCCAGGTTATGAGCGCATTCGGAAACTAACGCTTCAACATGGTAAACGTTTGCCGATGCGTTATTTGACATCTGCTCAACCGAATTTAGTCTGGCGGGCGATGCTGACGGGGCAGCCTTATCCAGTCAGGTCTCTCATCGTAATGGCGACGAATCCTTTGTTGACGCAGGCGGATACGCATCTAATTTATGAAGCATTAAAAAGTCTGGATTTGCTGGTCGTCTTGGAATTATTCCAAACGCCTACTTCCATGTTGGCGGATTATGTGTTGCCAAGCGCGGGTGCTTTAGAGCGGCCCCTTTTTGAAACAAAAGCTGGCACAGCGAATATAGCATATGGCGGCGGACCAGCGGTTGAACCCTATTATGAGCGCCGCAATGACTATGATTTTTGGCGGGAAATTGGTCTACGGCTGGGACAAGAAAAAGAATGGCCGTGGGAAAGCCTTGAAGCTAGTCTGGAAGCGACATTGGCTCCGACCGGGTTTACTTGGAATGATTTTTGCGAATCGGGATTGTATTGTCCGCCAGAAGATCATCAAAAGCAAGAGCAAGTTGATTCACGGACGGGACAAACGATGGGGTTTGCTACAACGAGTGGTAAAATAGAGTTATACAGTGAACTGCTTGCGGAAATTGGCTATCATCCTTTGCCGGTGCCTAAAACGCTTTTAGAACAGCAAGATTTTTCGTTGAAACTAATAACCGGTGCGCGGTTTCAGCCATATTACGCGTCGAGTTTTCGCCAGTTTGATTCATTAAGAGCCGTACACCCTGAGCCTTGGGCACAAATGAGTGCCGTAACAGCCTCCCGGTTTGGTCTGGAGGAAGGTTGTCCAGTCTGGGTTGAAACAGAACGAGGGAAAGCCCGTTTTATTGTAAAAATTACTACAATGTGTGATAATGTAATCAGTGTTGAATATGGCTGGTGGTATCCGGAAATGGCGGAGTCTGAACCAAGTTTGGGCGGCTTATGGATAGCCAATGGTAATATTTTGACTAATGCTGATTATGAAACATCTGACCCCTTGATTGGAACCTCAGCGTATAATGGTTTGCCTTGTCGTGTGTCACGAGCAAGGTAGACCCAAAGTCTGGCTCGACTATAGCATGTTATGGATAACGTACCAGTCGTCTTAACAGGCTTTTAATATATTATGCTATGGCATGGGAGGGATTAGGGTGACATTACGCAAAGTGTATACGGAAGACTCAGTGGGGATGGTTTTGGGACACGATTTGGCCAAAAATATGCCAGGATATGGAGGACAGCTATTTAAGAAAGGTCATGTTATCTGCGCTGAAGATATTCCGTATTTGAAAAATATTGGTATAGATCAAATTTTCCTTATTGATTTATTGCCAGGCCAAGTACATGAAAACGATGCAATAGCCCGTATTGCTCAGGCCGTAGCCGGTGAAAATGTTATGATGACAGAGCCATCGGAAGGCCGCATTAATATTCAGGCACAAGTGGACGGCTTATTAAAAGTAAATCGACATGCAGTAACGGCTATTAATGCGGTGGAAAATGCGGTGGTATCAACTCGCCATGACAATATATTAGTAAAACGTGGTGATTTATTGGCAGGCATTAAGGTCGTTCCACTAGTAGTGGACGAAACAATGGTCTTGTCTGTGGAAAGTATTGCCAATCAATATACTGGAATTATCTCCGTGAAGCCGCTGCGTAATCTGAAAGTGGGCGCTATCATTACAGGTAACGAAGTATATTATGGTCGTATTAAGGATCGATACGCACCAATTTTTGCCGAAAAAGTAGCGTCATATGGAGCGACAATGGTTGATATTGTTTTCCAACCGGATGACCGCGACCGCATCGCAGCAACGATTACGGAGTATAAAAATCGCGGGATGGATGTAATTATTGCTACTGGCGGTATGTCAGTTGATCCTAATGATGTAACGCCGGATGCTATTCGGGCGACGGGTGCGCAAGTCGTTACATATGGAACAGCGGTATTGCCTGGAGCTATGTTTATGCTAGCATATCATGGCGATACCGTTATTATGGGTATGCCGGGGTGTGGCATGTATGCCAAGATTACAATTTTTGATCTCGTATTTCCCAGAGTGTTGGCAGGTGAGTGGATGACTAAACTGGATTTTGCTTCTTTGGGTTATGGAGGTCTGTGTCTGAATTGCAAAAATTGCACCTATCCTGTTTGTCCATTTGGAAAATAGGGCAAAATGAGATCGTCATGAAGAACAAACCATAAATTTAGGCCCCCCTTAACACAGTTTGATTGCAATTGATTTACATTGCAATCAAACTGTGTTTCTATATAATAGTAATGTTCCGGTAGCTTATTTTAAATTTTTATTCGGTAGCAAGTTCAGTTAGTACGTTTGTAGTTTCAAAATGAGAATAAAGCGTAAATTTTCGCAAAATAAAACTGTATTTGATACAATTGATGATGGTTTTCCAACTTAAAAAGGCAATTAAGTCATTGGATTCAGGACAGACTTTATTTTTTATAATTGGCACGAAACTTGCTTGTTATTTATAAGTGAACAGCAAATTGCTTTGTTTGGCGTTGTTTTACAAAAACGCTGGCAGGAAAAGGTATTTTGGCTGATCCCAAAAAATAAGGGTGCTGACAAAACAAAAAAAGGGGGATGGTCATAACGCAAACAATTGAATTTGCTACAGTAGAGGAAGAACAAGCCTTAAGAGAAATTTTTTTGCAGTATGACATGGATATGGCCGGCCCTGTTGAGCATCATGTTGTGATGAAAGAAGACCATGTTATTTTGGCCGGGGCCATGTTGAGTCAATTGGACTCAAAGATGAATTTTCACTTAGCTGTATTTGCCGTCACCCCAGAGCGGCAGCATCAAAATATAGGTGGTAAATTGCTCAATGGAATGATGCGTCGGCCTTGGCAATATTGTCGCAATGCCGTAAAAAGTCCTAATGGATTCTATCGGCTGACAACACTAGCCAAGGGCAGTGCCGCAAAATTTTACGAAAAACAGGGTTTTATTCGTTGTGATTTTACCTCGTTAGCCCACCCTTTTGACGTACAGTGTCAGATTTGTCCGGATCGGGAGCGATGCCAACCGATGCCCATGATGACGGAAAGAAGGACGGTGATATGACCATGGTCGAAAAGACAGTTAGAGATTTTACGATTCTTGGCTCGGGAGCCGGTCCGGGTATTCCTTCTTTTTTCTGTGATTGCTCGGAATGTCGCGAAGCCAGGCATAATCCTAAAATCAGCCGAACTCGTAGTGGCGCATTGATTCGAGATGGCCGTTACCAGATTTTAATTGATGCTTCACCAGATCTTAGGCAGCAGCTTATTTGTCAAAATATTACCTGTTTTGATGAAGTTTGGCTGACTCACTGGCACTACGATCATTTTGGCGGATTGGGAGAATTGGAGTATTATGTGCGGCTTAATCGAAAAAAAAGTATACTGTTTCGGTTGCCGCCTAGTGCGGTGGAATCGTTTCAAGCCGCTTTTCCCCAGCTAAGCGATGTGATGGAGATTCGGCCCTGGAAATTCGGCGAAACGGCTGTTATCAAGCAATTACAGATTACGCCACTGCCAGCGGAGCATGGCATTGAAACAGCTGGAATTTTAGTGGAATCGCCTAATGTGAAGCTCGCTTATTTTACGGATACGGCTGGATTGCCGTCGACCAGTGAAGAGCGCGTGAGAAATGCAGACTGGCTTATTTGCGATTCTACGTTTTATGGGGATAACTGGTATCCCCGGGCCCATATGTCAGTCCATCAAGCTATTGCGTTGGGAGAAAAAATCGCAGCGAAGCATACGGTTTTGACGCATTTATCGATTCATTACGCGCAAGCTGTAACGACAAGGGAACTGAAAGAAAAACTTGCATTGTATCCGGCGGTAGATATTGCTTATGACGGAATGAATGTAAAATTATAAAAAAATTGTCTAACAAATCGTTATGGAAGATTGTGTGAAGTTTATTGAGCGTGCCGAGGTTAAAGTGGTAGATATTACTGGCGGAGTGGGATAAATATGAAAAAGTGTCTGGGAGCAGCTATGCTGGTCCTGCCTTCACCAGTCTGGGTGATCGGGAGTTATGGTAATCATAAAAATTAGACATGAAAATCTCCGAGTTATACTGCCTAACGATTTCTAAGGCAGCATGGCCTGGGCCGATAGGTCCACAGGGTAATGAGAGAAATCTTATTGCCTCCTGTTTGGAAAGGAGACGTTTCTGAGAGCTTTAGAAAATAAAGTTTTCGTACGTTTCCTGTACGAAAATTTTATTTTTAAAGCTCTATTTTAGTGAGTATTCCCTGTCATTTCCTATTTTCATGTTGATTAAAATGAAGGGAGCAATATTTATGCTAGATAATTATGGACGAGAAATTGATTATTTACGTGTTTCAGTGACGGATCGCTGTAATTTGCGGTGCCGCTACTGCATGCCAGAGGAAGGTGTGGAAAACATTGGTCATCCGGGAATTTTATCCTTGGAGCAAATTGGCCGGGTTATCGCTGTTGCCGCCAAACTGGGAATTCGTAAAATTCGGTTAACTGGCGGGGAGCCGCTGGTGCGGAAAGGGATTACGAAGTTGATTCAATCAATTTCCCGGATTTCACAAATTGAAGATATTGGGATGACGACAAACGGAACTTTATTTACTGGTATGGCCAAAGAATTAAAGGCTGCCGGGCTTACCAGGATCAATTTCAGTCTGGATAGTTTACAGGAAGATCGATTCCGTTATATTACCCGGCGCGGAGAGCTATCACAGGTGACTGCGGCGATTGAAACAGCACTGGAAATTGGCATGACACCGGTAAAACTCAACGTAGTTGTTATGCGGGGCATCAACGACCAGGAAATTTCGGATTTTGCCAAACTGGCTTATGATCTACCTTTGCAC
It includes:
- a CDS encoding molybdopterin-containing oxidoreductase family protein; translated protein: MSKNIDLEQEGIQVKKSCCYFCHQNCGVLAYVKDGKVLDIEGDLDFPTNQGGLCSRGNIAMKHLDHPARVNYPLKRVGKRGAGEWQQISWEQALNEIAEKLSKIRDEFGAEAVATAGGTQRTDDWARRRFMNLFGSPNGFHNAHLCWIPTFMVETAIYGWCPFDLDLDNSRCLVLWGQNPGASGMPEIHHIMDLKAKGLKVIVIDPRYTETAAKADMWLPLRPGSDLALALAWLHVIIYEGLFDPEFVDEWCVGFGELADHVEQYSPEWAEPLTWLSADQIRESARMYAMNKPGNIQWGTSIDQIGKSAGAAMQARALIRAITGNLDAPGSDLLTGPSPDFVTDEEMEANDQLPDEQKAKQIGSDKFKMVTWPGYSRIAELTKEVWGKAPTAEWMCEAHPPSVFRAILTEKPYPVKALLVSATNPINSYGESKLTLEALKAVEFLVTCEYWLTPTAMLSDYVLPVAGALERPTITSSYGCADFLLASQRAIQPMYERRNDYNFWRDLGIRLGQGEMWPWETVEDAYYSKIAPLGYGVESYDEFVENYRYHFPEREYQKYKRIGFATPSKKVELYSSVLEELGYPPLPTYIGPSENEVDDPDLAKEYPLVLTTGGGFMPFHHSEHFQIKELRFIRHEPYMDINPATAAELSIKDGDWVWIETKRGRIKQKANLTQGIDPRVVYTQRGWWYPERDMREPELGGYLESNANVLTSVADDDCDPLSGAWANRGLLCKVYKVTDANEKEAK
- a CDS encoding radical SAM protein, whose amino-acid sequence is MQLAENTAKNDILDTTKSVCPVCLKVIEAQIVVKDHAVYMKKVCTEHGAFTAYLWPDVDHYQWMKSFLFPCIPPAQPIPSLQSCPQNCGLCSSHLRHPTLVELETTQRCNLRCPVCFMAAGERQASSPPDPELTVFEMMYKDILAKTGPQTSIQLTGGEPTVRKDLPEIVSLGRCSGFIAIEVNTNGMVIAEDPAYLARLVEAGISGIYLQFDGVTKEVYKTIRGQDILAKKLQAIENCREVGIQVVLAMTVISGINDDQMGAVLNFALKNRDVIAGIAYQPAFGSGRFDVAPKRRLSIGDVAFMLSEQSNGMVKPYDFWPLGCSHPLCDAATYLIEDQGVIKPLTSMITPQEYVAYFDPDSPQGSVFPDIAGKMFPEIGPGLSIVMMNFMDARNLDLKKLRECSMTVTGPDGRIVPFCVYQLTDIYGKRKSK
- a CDS encoding GNAT family N-acetyltransferase, with protein sequence MVITQTIEFATVEEEQALREIFLQYDMDMAGPVEHHVVMKEDHVILAGAMLSQLDSKMNFHLAVFAVTPERQHQNIGGKLLNGMMRRPWQYCRNAVKSPNGFYRLTTLAKGSAAKFYEKQGFIRCDFTSLAHPFDVQCQICPDRERCQPMPMMTERRTVI
- the nrfD gene encoding NrfD/PsrC family molybdoenzyme membrane anchor subunit, which codes for MDQKHDVWGWLLAVDIFLAGMGGGMLVIIGILDLFIGTGRTSLLGNLLAPVFIGIGASILILELGRPFQALRVFMNPKATLTIGAWFMSFAITFGFVYASFGIDMFFWSGWVFARKIFAVLCMVCGLVVASYPGVLLGRHKGRPFWNGPGMIILFLLSSLVTGVAAHILSGFVLPPSTLTDVLGTFPKLAAGLLTFQLLLWFGYILVKRSGGTSAEAIASQRWIKGDLSSIFQIGFLLLGTLLPLVLTLSSSQSTQAIGAALVLLGGIIMRILVIRGGEDRTWLPGEQKYRSRLPKGDETFLRAWNK
- a CDS encoding molybdopterin-containing oxidoreductase family protein — its product is MSEEKFIKTNCRFCGYQCGLMAVTEDERVKAVHPDPTQYPGDESIQRGCRRWRLAPEFIDHPKRVNYPLKRVGERGSGQWQRITWEQALDEIAEKIQLLKNQYGPEMLATCIGGPHAIYWPLHRFMNLFGSPNNMGIGQICWNPGTWINTVIFGWPIESELDPENTSCAMFWGVNPSESDNSLLWREILRFRKTNKPLIVIDPRRTRTAEIATIWLPVRPGTDSVLALGLLHVIIIEHLYNNEFVNKWCHGFERLAKHVASYTPMYVEKITGVKVETVVQAARLYAHSVPATLFSGRGIDQIGCNSVPTHHALAILKAITGNVDVPGASHINEMPDFIPEIDLELSEQLPEAARQKQLNKLLLQSYPGYERIRKLTLQHGKRLPMRYLTSAQPNLVWRAMLTGQPYPVRSLIVMATNPLLTQADTHLIYEALKSLDLLVVLELFQTPTSMLADYVLPSAGALERPLFETKAGTANIAYGGGPAVEPYYERRNDYDFWREIGLRLGQEKEWPWESLEASLEATLAPTGFTWNDFCESGLYCPPEDHQKQEQVDSRTGQTMGFATTSGKIELYSELLAEIGYHPLPVPKTLLEQQDFSLKLITGARFQPYYASSFRQFDSLRAVHPEPWAQMSAVTASRFGLEEGCPVWVETERGKARFIVKITTMCDNVISVEYGWWYPEMAESEPSLGGLWIANGNILTNADYETSDPLIGTSAYNGLPCRVSRAR
- the moaA gene encoding GTP 3',8-cyclase MoaA; the encoded protein is MLDNYGREIDYLRVSVTDRCNLRCRYCMPEEGVENIGHPGILSLEQIGRVIAVAAKLGIRKIRLTGGEPLVRKGITKLIQSISRISQIEDIGMTTNGTLFTGMAKELKAAGLTRINFSLDSLQEDRFRYITRRGELSQVTAAIETALEIGMTPVKLNVVVMRGINDQEISDFAKLAYDLPLHVRFIEFMPIGDLPFFQKERLMGVDEVKKIVTRNYELLTGLTVRGSGPAKSYNIQGGKGSIGFISPMSHYFCGECNRIRMTADGKLRGCLFGKKEINLKLALQNQVNDEKLAELLKKAIQEKPNRHHMSEGWGADNERKMYQIGG
- a CDS encoding MBL fold metallo-hydrolase yields the protein MPTDAHDDGKKDGDMTMVEKTVRDFTILGSGAGPGIPSFFCDCSECREARHNPKISRTRSGALIRDGRYQILIDASPDLRQQLICQNITCFDEVWLTHWHYDHFGGLGELEYYVRLNRKKSILFRLPPSAVESFQAAFPQLSDVMEIRPWKFGETAVIKQLQITPLPAEHGIETAGILVESPNVKLAYFTDTAGLPSTSEERVRNADWLICDSTFYGDNWYPRAHMSVHQAIALGEKIAAKHTVLTHLSIHYAQAVTTRELKEKLALYPAVDIAYDGMNVKL
- a CDS encoding 4Fe-4S dicluster domain-containing protein; the encoded protein is MARYAMILDTRRCIGCHSCTVACKVHNDLPLEMIYNPVTTIGPTGVFPNVHMMNLPLLCMHCGNPPCVDACPTGASQQSPEGIVFIEEKKCISCKACIMACPYGARVPNHEKGTVQKCDFCKERVHVGKLPYCVQTCHQKARIFGDMEDETSEVYKLVNSSHPVRLLGELGTEPYAFYICESEVKL
- a CDS encoding molybdopterin-binding protein, which codes for MTLRKVYTEDSVGMVLGHDLAKNMPGYGGQLFKKGHVICAEDIPYLKNIGIDQIFLIDLLPGQVHENDAIARIAQAVAGENVMMTEPSEGRINIQAQVDGLLKVNRHAVTAINAVENAVVSTRHDNILVKRGDLLAGIKVVPLVVDETMVLSVESIANQYTGIISVKPLRNLKVGAIITGNEVYYGRIKDRYAPIFAEKVASYGATMVDIVFQPDDRDRIAATITEYKNRGMDVIIATGGMSVDPNDVTPDAIRATGAQVVTYGTAVLPGAMFMLAYHGDTVIMGMPGCGMYAKITIFDLVFPRVLAGEWMTKLDFASLGYGGLCLNCKNCTYPVCPFGK